Part of the Bacillus sp. THAF10 genome is shown below.
CTGATAGCCCGAGTTAGTCGGTGGGGCTGACGCAAGCCAAAAGGGATTTGGTGATTTTATTCCTGCAAAATTTATTGATAAATCTGCCAAGTTGTTCCCCCCTCACATAGGATTTAAGCTGTTTCTATTGTTGATTTCACTAACTTATTATAAAGAGCATAAGCTGTTTCTTTGCCTTGTTGCGCGGCTGTAACAACCATTGCTTCTCCAATGCCTTTTCCAAAAATCACATCCCCACAGGCATAAACTTTTGCATTCGAGGTTTGATGGGTAAGTGGGTCTACCATTACCACACCACCGTTATGGGAAAGATCAAAGCTTTCAATCAGACTTGTGTACCTTGTCTGCCCAATGGCCTTAATTACGACATCTACCTGTAATAAAAATTCTGAACCTTCCACCTCGACAGGTTTTCTTCTCCCATCTTTACCTGGACTGGTTAGCTTCATTTTCACACATTCGATTGCCGTGACCTCTCCATGCTCATTACCAATGATTCGTTTTGGTGCGGTGAGCCAACGGAATTCAACACCATCCTGTTTGGCAAATTCGTATTCAAAATCATAGGCTGTCATCTCTTCTTGGGTTCGCCGGTAAAGGATTTTTACATTCTCTGCTCCAAGTCTGACCGAACAGGTAGCCCCATCAATCGCTGTATTACCTGCTCCGATTACGACCACATTCTTTCCTTTCCATTGATCCGTAATCGATTTTGTTTTCGTTTCTTTCACAAACTCGATAGCATCATACACCCCATGTAATTTCTCCCCATCAATCCCAAGCATCGGAACATTCGCCATTCCTATTGCTAAAATAACGGCATCATATTGGGACAGAAGTTCATCTGGAGATATATCTACTCCAACTCGAGTATTCGTACGAATTTCTACATCTAAACCTTTTACCTGTTCCACTTCCCAATATGAAATTCGTTTTGGTAATCGGAAGGATACGATTCCGTACGTATTCAGTCCTCCCACTTCCTCCTCAGCTTCAAAAATGGTTACCCCAAAGCCTAAACGAGCAAGTTCTCTAGCAGCAGAAAGCCCTGCTGGACCACCTCCTACTACGGCAACTCTTTTGCCATTGAAGGCTCCTTTTTCAAATAGCACTTGTTCGTTACGTATCGCCCAGTCTGTCGCATAGCGCTGTAGGTCACCAATGACAATAGGTTTAGTATGATGGTTTAACACACAAGCACCTTCACACAGCTCTTCTGTTGGACACACTCTTGCACAGCTTGCTCCTACAGGATTGGCACTCATAATGGTGGTGGCAGAGCCCTTTAAATTACCTGATGCAATTTTTTTTATAAAGGATGGAATATCTATACTTGTTGGACAGGCCGTAATGCAAGGGGCATCATAGCAATAAAGACAGCGATTTGCTTCCTCTACAGCCTCCCTATCTGTTAAACCTGGCTTTACTTCTAAGAAGTTCAAAGCCAAATCCTCCAGTTCTATTCGTTTCGTTGCTCCCTTCACGTATCCACACTCCTTTTCTTTTGGCATTGTTCAAACTACGCTGGTAATTTCCGCAACAATGGCTCCACGTCCTGTGGGGCAATTTTGTGAGCCTCCTCTGCAAGCTTGCGGGGTCTATCGCTTCATTCCCGCAGAAGTCTCCGCCATTTGCTCCAATCAACAGCTAAAACTATTTAAATTCAACAAGCTTTTTTAACAAAGCTTAGAAATAAAAAGGCAACTCAAATCGAAAGGATGTGCCTAATATTCTTAGTTGGAATAAGGTACACAAACTTACGACCGAGTCACCTTTTGATTCGTTATGGTAATAGTGCTGTCATTTCATCATATGTTTC
Proteins encoded:
- a CDS encoding NAD(P)-dependent oxidoreductase, translated to MKGATKRIELEDLALNFLEVKPGLTDREAVEEANRCLYCYDAPCITACPTSIDIPSFIKKIASGNLKGSATTIMSANPVGASCARVCPTEELCEGACVLNHHTKPIVIGDLQRYATDWAIRNEQVLFEKGAFNGKRVAVVGGGPAGLSAARELARLGFGVTIFEAEEEVGGLNTYGIVSFRLPKRISYWEVEQVKGLDVEIRTNTRVGVDISPDELLSQYDAVILAIGMANVPMLGIDGEKLHGVYDAIEFVKETKTKSITDQWKGKNVVVIGAGNTAIDGATCSVRLGAENVKILYRRTQEEMTAYDFEYEFAKQDGVEFRWLTAPKRIIGNEHGEVTAIECVKMKLTSPGKDGRRKPVEVEGSEFLLQVDVVIKAIGQTRYTSLIESFDLSHNGGVVMVDPLTHQTSNAKVYACGDVIFGKGIGEAMVVTAAQQGKETAYALYNKLVKSTIETA